From Paenibacillus sp. PK3_47, the proteins below share one genomic window:
- the arsC gene encoding arsenate reductase (thioredoxin): MDKKTIYFLCTGNSCRSQMAEGWAKKYLSNEWNVYSAGIEAHGLNPKAVQAMSEVGIDISGQTSDIIDPQLLNSSDLVITLCGDAADKCPVTPPQVKREHWGFDDPAKAQGTDEEKWAVFQRVRDQVGERIRQFAETGK, encoded by the coding sequence ATGGATAAGAAAACCATTTACTTTTTGTGTACAGGAAACTCCTGCCGGAGCCAAATGGCGGAAGGCTGGGCCAAGAAATATTTGAGCAATGAATGGAACGTATACAGTGCCGGCATCGAGGCTCATGGTTTGAATCCGAAAGCCGTTCAAGCGATGAGTGAAGTCGGTATTGATATCTCAGGTCAAACATCAGATATTATTGATCCGCAGCTGCTGAACAGCTCCGATCTCGTCATTACTTTGTGTGGAGATGCGGCAGATAAATGCCCGGTTACTCCCCCTCAAGTGAAACGTGAACATTGGGGATTCGATGATCCGGCAAAAGCACAGGGTACAGATGAGGAGAAATGGGCGGTCTTCCAACGGGTCCGCGATCAAGTGGGCGAGCGTATCAGACAATTTGCTGAAACGGGAAAATAA